The Chryseobacterium aureum genome contains a region encoding:
- the purD gene encoding phosphoribosylamine--glycine ligase, whose protein sequence is MRILIIGEGGRESALAAKLQNDSRISKMFFANGNATTDVIGKNVHLSEIKELRDFAIKEKIDLTIVGPEAPLVAGIKDEFKKHDLKVFGPTQKVASLEGSKAFSKKFMQTYDIKTAKAVVFDSYNDAKEYVQTQQYPLVIKASGLAGGKGVVICDNLEEAEATIHDFMIRRIYGDAGIRLVIEEYLQGFEASIIAFSNGEKLFPCVAAKDYKKAGNGDTGPNTGGMGSVAPSPEFTQEHYADFEKNILEPTIKGLKAEGFGFKGIIFFGLMVTKNGAYLLEYNMRFGDPETQVLMALMENNLLDVIQDCMEGKDIQLTFKDEKAICLVMCSGGYPRNIETGFEITGEDKLKHSKLLYAGAISKGDKVVSNGGRVLNIVATGATFEDARKKVYEDASHVHFDYGFYREDIGKF, encoded by the coding sequence ATGAGAATATTAATCATAGGTGAAGGCGGTAGAGAATCTGCTTTAGCGGCAAAGCTTCAGAATGACTCAAGAATTTCTAAAATGTTTTTTGCCAACGGGAATGCTACTACCGATGTAATAGGGAAAAATGTTCATTTATCAGAAATCAAAGAACTTAGAGATTTCGCCATTAAAGAAAAAATTGATCTTACGATTGTAGGTCCTGAAGCTCCTCTTGTAGCAGGTATCAAGGATGAATTCAAAAAGCACGATCTTAAAGTTTTCGGGCCTACCCAAAAAGTAGCAAGCCTTGAAGGAAGTAAAGCTTTCTCTAAGAAATTTATGCAGACCTATGATATCAAAACAGCCAAAGCTGTTGTATTTGATTCATACAATGATGCGAAAGAGTATGTGCAGACACAGCAGTATCCTCTGGTTATCAAAGCTAGTGGTTTAGCAGGTGGAAAAGGGGTGGTTATTTGTGACAACCTTGAAGAAGCTGAAGCTACCATCCATGATTTCATGATCAGAAGAATTTATGGAGACGCAGGAATCCGTTTAGTTATCGAAGAATATTTACAAGGTTTTGAAGCGTCTATTATTGCTTTCTCTAACGGGGAAAAACTATTCCCTTGTGTAGCTGCAAAGGATTATAAAAAAGCGGGGAACGGAGATACAGGACCTAATACAGGAGGTATGGGTTCAGTAGCACCAAGCCCGGAATTTACTCAGGAGCACTATGCAGATTTTGAGAAAAACATCTTAGAACCTACCATTAAAGGTCTTAAAGCTGAAGGTTTCGGATTTAAAGGAATCATCTTCTTCGGATTGATGGTTACTAAAAACGGTGCTTACCTTCTTGAATACAACATGAGATTCGGAGATCCTGAAACTCAGGTATTGATGGCGCTGATGGAAAACAATCTTTTAGATGTGATCCAGGACTGTATGGAAGGAAAAGATATTCAGCTTACATTTAAGGACGAAAAAGCAATTTGTCTTGTAATGTGCTCAGGAGGATATCCTAGAAACATCGAAACTGGTTTCGAAATTACAGGAGAAGATAAGCTGAAACACAGTAAACTATTATACGCAGGTGCCATCAGCAAAGGAGACAAAGTGGTTTCCAACGGGGGTAGAGTTCTGAACATTGTAGCTACAGGAGCTACTTTCGAAGATGCCCGCAAAAAGGTTTACGAAGACGCAAGTCATGTACATTTCGATTACGGCTTCTACAGAGAAGACATCGGAAAGTTTTAA
- a CDS encoding VCBS repeat-containing protein produces the protein MKTLIITAITLLSSYCTAQQGNEEKVQGDFDGNGTKEYAYTKVSDCGEECEGKCETTVYFSDKKIKPITISPANQGSVCNLGDLNGDGKDEIGFYPNWCTSCWHPFYVYTFSKTDWKPLLPPISTHCNQWEEDKFPIRKDPKKKGYVIVTSSKWEDDDIKIKVNSVKVN, from the coding sequence ATGAAAACACTTATTATAACAGCAATCACCTTATTGAGCTCATATTGTACCGCCCAGCAGGGAAACGAAGAGAAAGTTCAGGGCGATTTTGATGGCAACGGAACCAAAGAATATGCCTACACTAAAGTCAGCGATTGTGGTGAAGAATGCGAAGGGAAATGTGAAACCACGGTTTACTTCAGTGATAAAAAGATAAAACCTATCACTATTTCACCTGCCAATCAGGGAAGTGTATGTAATTTGGGTGATTTGAATGGCGACGGAAAAGACGAAATTGGTTTTTATCCCAACTGGTGTACCAGCTGCTGGCATCCGTTTTATGTTTATACATTTAGTAAAACAGATTGGAAACCATTATTGCCGCCTATTTCTACCCATTGTAATCAGTGGGAAGAAGATAAGTTCCCGATCAGGAAAGACCCGAAAAAGAAAGGATACGTTATTGTGACCTCCAGCAAATGGGAAGACGATGATATTAAAATCAAAGTCAATAGCGTAAAAGTGAATTGA
- the purH gene encoding bifunctional phosphoribosylaminoimidazolecarboxamide formyltransferase/IMP cyclohydrolase, translated as MSKKRVLISVSDKSGLIEFAQFLEAQNYELISTGGTFKHLKDAGLNPIQIDEVTDFPEMLDGRVKTLHPKVHGGLLAVRTNEEHMKTVQEHGIGLIDMVIVNLYPFFENVNKDISLHEKVEFIDIGGPSMLRSAAKNFDSVTVITDVEDYAAVKIEMEQNGDTYIETRKKLAGKVFNLTSAYDAAISRMLLDEEYPAYLNASYKKAADLRYGENPHQTAAYYVSTFENGAMKDFEQLGGKELSFNNLRDMDLCWKVVNEFKEEMACCAVKHSTPCGVAIGTSALETYQKTFECDPVSIFGGIVAMNYKIDAATAEELNKTFLEIVMAPEFDEDAIEILRKKKNLRIIKIVNPVSDKQTWVKVDGGILVQDNDLHFSDDIKVVTEVQPTEEQKKALLFSQRVVKYVKSNAIVVSNGIQAFGIGGGQVNRIWATQQAIERAKEKFSGDLVLASDAFFPFRDVVDFCAQEGIKAIIQPGGSVKDQDSIEAANEHNIPMMFTGVRHFFH; from the coding sequence ATGAGTAAAAAGAGAGTTTTAATCAGTGTTTCTGACAAAAGTGGGTTAATTGAATTCGCGCAGTTTTTGGAAGCTCAGAATTATGAGTTGATCTCTACGGGAGGAACGTTCAAACATTTGAAAGACGCTGGTTTAAATCCTATTCAGATTGATGAGGTAACCGATTTCCCTGAAATGCTGGACGGAAGAGTGAAAACCCTACACCCGAAAGTTCACGGAGGATTGCTGGCTGTACGTACCAACGAAGAGCACATGAAAACCGTTCAGGAACACGGAATCGGTCTGATTGACATGGTGATCGTAAACCTTTACCCTTTCTTTGAAAATGTCAACAAAGACATTTCTTTACATGAAAAAGTAGAGTTTATTGATATCGGCGGACCTTCAATGCTTCGTTCTGCGGCCAAAAACTTTGATTCCGTAACTGTAATCACTGATGTAGAAGATTATGCAGCCGTGAAAATTGAAATGGAGCAAAACGGAGATACGTACATCGAAACCCGTAAAAAGCTTGCAGGAAAAGTATTCAACCTTACCTCTGCTTATGATGCTGCCATTTCAAGAATGCTTCTTGATGAAGAATACCCTGCTTATCTGAATGCTTCTTACAAAAAAGCAGCTGACCTTAGATACGGAGAAAACCCTCATCAGACGGCAGCTTACTATGTTTCTACTTTCGAGAACGGAGCCATGAAAGACTTTGAACAGCTTGGAGGTAAAGAACTTTCTTTCAACAATCTTCGTGATATGGACCTTTGCTGGAAAGTAGTGAATGAGTTCAAAGAAGAAATGGCTTGTTGTGCCGTAAAACACTCTACACCGTGTGGGGTTGCCATAGGAACTTCAGCCCTGGAAACATACCAGAAAACATTCGAATGTGATCCGGTTTCCATCTTTGGCGGAATTGTTGCAATGAACTACAAAATAGACGCAGCAACAGCTGAAGAACTGAATAAAACTTTCCTTGAGATTGTAATGGCTCCAGAATTTGATGAAGACGCCATTGAAATTTTAAGAAAAAAGAAAAACTTAAGAATCATTAAAATCGTAAACCCGGTTTCAGACAAACAGACCTGGGTGAAAGTAGACGGAGGGATCCTTGTTCAGGATAATGACCTTCATTTCTCAGACGATATCAAAGTGGTAACGGAAGTACAGCCTACAGAAGAGCAGAAAAAAGCATTACTGTTTTCTCAGAGAGTGGTAAAATATGTGAAGTCTAATGCCATCGTAGTTTCCAACGGAATTCAGGCATTCGGTATCGGAGGCGGACAGGTCAACAGAATCTGGGCGACTCAGCAGGCTATCGAAAGAGCAAAAGAAAAATTCTCAGGAGATCTGGTATTGGCTTCAGACGCATTTTTCCCTTTCCGTGATGTGGTAGATTTCTGCGCTCAGGAAGGTATCAAGGCGATTATTCAGCCGGGTGGAAGTGTAAAAGATCAGGATAGTATTGAGGCTGCCAATGAGCACAATATTCCAATGATGTTTACAGGTGTCAGACACTTTTTTCACTAA
- a CDS encoding tetratricopeptide repeat protein, producing the protein MIKKTITIFCSVLLYSVSFSQEKPNEKTVLQELSENACKCADTISLSNRKKEEVIKDIHQCIDQYAGALQISTLLKGAEKQSENTTEVNGKKQINLTFNTNKDSKQYRDSYNELERYLMQNCESVKRATTTSETSYDKFSKNAKALDFYQKAIDASKKESWNEAIQNYEQAVKSDPKFTYAWDNLGICYRRVGEYDKALNAYQQSLAVDPKGKMPLQNIPIAYIYKKEYQKAIDAYHNLDKAYPNDPEVYYGIGQIYFTHLKDNEKGLDYICKAYRIYNDQKSPYRSDAEAVISRIYKGMKEEGKIDKFKEILKSNNIQID; encoded by the coding sequence ATGATAAAAAAAACAATAACCATTTTTTGCTCTGTTTTACTGTATTCTGTTTCATTTTCTCAGGAGAAACCGAATGAAAAAACAGTTCTTCAGGAACTCTCGGAAAATGCCTGTAAATGTGCTGATACTATTTCTCTGTCTAACAGAAAGAAAGAAGAGGTCATCAAAGATATTCATCAGTGTATTGATCAATATGCAGGAGCACTTCAGATCTCGACACTTTTGAAAGGGGCAGAAAAACAATCTGAAAATACAACAGAAGTAAACGGTAAAAAGCAGATTAATCTGACTTTCAATACCAATAAGGATTCCAAGCAATACAGAGACAGCTATAATGAGCTTGAACGTTATCTGATGCAGAACTGTGAAAGTGTAAAGAGGGCTACCACCACTTCAGAAACCAGCTATGATAAGTTCTCAAAAAATGCAAAGGCTCTTGATTTTTATCAGAAAGCCATTGATGCATCCAAAAAGGAAAGCTGGAATGAGGCGATTCAGAATTATGAACAGGCTGTAAAGAGTGATCCGAAATTTACCTACGCATGGGATAATCTGGGAATCTGCTATAGGAGAGTTGGAGAATACGATAAGGCTCTTAATGCTTATCAACAGTCATTAGCTGTAGATCCAAAAGGCAAAATGCCTTTACAGAATATACCCATCGCCTATATTTATAAAAAAGAATATCAGAAAGCTATTGATGCTTATCATAATTTAGATAAGGCATATCCCAATGATCCGGAGGTTTATTATGGAATAGGACAAATCTACTTCACTCATCTGAAAGATAATGAAAAAGGGCTTGATTATATCTGCAAAGCATACAGAATTTACAATGACCAGAAATCTCCTTACCGTTCTGATGCGGAAGCCGTAATAAGCCGTATTTATAAGGGGATGAAAGAGGAAGGGAAGATCGATAAGTTCAAAGAAATTTTAAAAAGCAATAACATTCAAATTGACTAA
- a CDS encoding DEAD/DEAH box helicase, with the protein MEKLTFADFDLPVKILDVLADLELFEPTPIQEKSLKPILSGRDVMGIAQTGTGKTLAYLLPVLKTWKYSKTGNPTVLVLVPTRELVVQVTEILEKLTENITARVIGIYGGKNINTQKLLFNDGCDILVGTPGRVMDLSIDNAISLKEVQKLIIDEFDEMLNLGFRPQLTHIFEMMKEKRQNILFSATMTEAVDEMLDVYFASPVEISLAKSGTPLEKIEQTAYKVENFNTKINLLEHLLKNDTDMSKVLIFANNKKHADLLFTKIDELFPEQFDVIHSNKSQNYRLKAMKSFENEEIRGLITTDVMARGLDISNITHVINFETPDIPEQYIHRIGRTGRADKEGKAITFVTKKEEPLVLDIELLMDKDLKFNEFPEDVKINPKKIAAEEDQVVMKNPAQVKLNEGGGAFHEKKAKNTKENWGGPSKRKAPKKFGANRAQQKAISKSKSKRKK; encoded by the coding sequence ATGGAAAAACTCACTTTTGCGGATTTTGACCTTCCGGTTAAAATTCTTGATGTTTTAGCGGATCTGGAATTATTTGAACCTACCCCAATTCAGGAGAAGAGCTTAAAGCCTATTCTTTCCGGAAGAGATGTAATGGGAATTGCACAGACAGGAACCGGGAAAACATTAGCTTACCTTTTGCCCGTTCTGAAAACTTGGAAATACAGCAAAACAGGAAATCCAACTGTTTTGGTACTTGTTCCTACAAGAGAATTGGTAGTGCAGGTAACTGAAATTCTTGAGAAACTGACAGAAAATATTACTGCAAGAGTAATCGGAATATACGGTGGGAAAAATATCAACACGCAAAAACTGTTGTTTAACGACGGTTGTGATATTTTAGTAGGAACCCCTGGAAGAGTAATGGATCTTTCCATAGACAATGCCATTTCTCTGAAAGAAGTTCAGAAGCTGATTATTGATGAATTTGATGAGATGCTTAACTTAGGTTTCAGGCCACAGCTTACCCATATTTTTGAAATGATGAAAGAGAAGAGACAGAATATTCTTTTCTCTGCAACCATGACTGAGGCGGTGGATGAAATGCTGGATGTGTATTTTGCAAGCCCGGTAGAAATTTCATTGGCAAAATCAGGAACTCCGCTTGAAAAAATTGAGCAGACGGCTTACAAAGTGGAAAACTTCAATACAAAAATCAACTTGCTGGAACATTTGCTGAAGAATGATACCGATATGTCTAAAGTTTTGATTTTTGCAAATAATAAAAAACATGCAGACCTGCTTTTCACTAAAATTGATGAGCTTTTCCCTGAGCAGTTTGATGTCATTCACTCCAATAAATCTCAAAACTACAGATTGAAGGCTATGAAAAGCTTTGAGAATGAGGAAATAAGAGGCTTGATTACCACAGACGTTATGGCAAGAGGGCTTGATATTTCAAATATTACCCACGTTATTAACTTTGAAACGCCTGATATTCCGGAGCAGTATATCCACAGAATCGGTAGAACAGGTAGAGCAGATAAAGAAGGGAAGGCCATTACTTTTGTCACTAAAAAAGAAGAGCCTTTGGTTCTTGATATTGAGCTATTGATGGATAAGGATTTGAAGTTTAATGAATTCCCTGAAGACGTTAAGATCAATCCTAAAAAGATTGCGGCCGAAGAAGATCAGGTAGTAATGAAAAATCCTGCACAGGTAAAACTGAATGAAGGAGGAGGCGCATTCCACGAGAAAAAAGCTAAAAATACTAAAGAAAACTGGGGCGGACCTTCCAAAAGAAAGGCACCTAAGAAGTTTGGAGCCAACAGAGCCCAGCAGAAAGCAATATCGAAATCGAAATCGAAAAGAAAGAAATAA
- the guaA gene encoding glutamine-hydrolyzing GMP synthase: protein MNNGIIILDFGSQYNQLIGRRIREMGVYSEILPYNTPLQDILAKQPKGIILSGGPSSVNAENAHLVEKALYEQGVPVLGICYGMQMTAHLLGGKVNKGEKGEYGKANLEIVKESSLLKGVTQNSVVWMSHFDEVGELPAGFELNAKSGVIASISNEDKKIFCVQFHPEVSHTEEGAKMLENFVFGICNSEKNWKLTNYIEKTVEEIREKVGDNKVILGLSGGVDSSVAAVLIHKAIGDQLTCIFVDTGLLRKDEGKKVMDQYGEHFHMNIKMVDAKERFLSKLAGVDDPEAKRKIIGNEFIHVFDEESHKIEGAKFLAQGTIYPDVIESQSVNGPSAVIKSHHNVGGLPEDMEFELLEPLRELFKDEVRRVGEELGIPHHLVYRHPFPGPGLGIRVLGAVDAEKVRILQEADDIFIEELYKNDLYEKVSQAFVVLLPVKSVGVMGDERTYEYTAVVRSANTIDFMTATWSRLPYEFLDTVSSRIINEVRGINRVAYDISSKPPATIEWE from the coding sequence ATGAACAACGGTATTATTATTTTAGATTTCGGATCCCAGTACAACCAGCTTATCGGAAGAAGAATCCGTGAGATGGGCGTATACTCTGAGATCTTGCCTTACAATACACCATTACAAGATATTTTAGCAAAGCAGCCAAAGGGAATCATCCTTTCTGGTGGACCAAGCTCTGTAAATGCAGAAAATGCCCACCTGGTTGAAAAAGCATTATATGAGCAGGGAGTTCCCGTATTGGGAATCTGCTACGGAATGCAGATGACTGCCCACCTTTTAGGAGGTAAAGTAAATAAAGGAGAAAAAGGAGAATATGGAAAAGCCAACCTTGAGATCGTTAAAGAAAGCTCTTTATTAAAAGGAGTTACCCAGAACTCAGTGGTTTGGATGAGCCACTTTGACGAAGTGGGAGAACTGCCCGCCGGTTTTGAGTTAAACGCAAAATCAGGGGTAATTGCTTCTATTTCTAATGAAGACAAAAAAATATTCTGCGTTCAGTTCCACCCGGAAGTTTCTCATACAGAAGAAGGAGCGAAAATGCTTGAAAATTTTGTATTCGGAATCTGTAACTCAGAGAAAAACTGGAAACTGACCAATTATATTGAAAAAACTGTTGAAGAAATCCGTGAGAAAGTAGGAGACAACAAAGTAATCCTTGGGCTTTCAGGTGGTGTAGACTCTTCTGTAGCCGCTGTTCTGATCCACAAAGCTATCGGAGATCAGTTAACATGTATCTTTGTAGATACAGGATTATTAAGAAAGGATGAAGGCAAAAAAGTAATGGATCAGTATGGAGAGCATTTCCATATGAACATTAAAATGGTGGATGCCAAAGAAAGATTCCTCTCAAAATTAGCTGGAGTAGACGATCCTGAAGCAAAGAGAAAAATCATCGGAAACGAATTTATCCACGTATTTGACGAAGAATCCCACAAAATTGAAGGCGCTAAATTCCTTGCACAGGGAACCATTTATCCTGACGTTATCGAAAGCCAGTCTGTCAACGGACCATCTGCTGTAATTAAGTCTCACCACAACGTTGGAGGACTTCCTGAAGATATGGAATTCGAATTATTAGAGCCATTGAGAGAACTTTTCAAGGACGAAGTAAGAAGAGTAGGAGAAGAATTAGGGATTCCTCACCACTTGGTATACAGACACCCTTTCCCAGGTCCCGGATTAGGAATCAGAGTATTGGGAGCAGTAGATGCCGAAAAAGTAAGAATCCTTCAGGAAGCTGATGATATCTTTATTGAAGAATTATACAAAAATGACCTTTACGAAAAAGTATCTCAGGCATTTGTAGTTCTTCTTCCGGTAAAATCTGTAGGAGTAATGGGTGACGAAAGAACCTATGAATACACAGCAGTCGTTCGTTCTGCCAACACCATCGACTTTATGACGGCCACTTGGAGCAGACTTCCTTACGAATTCCTGGATACCGTTTCCAGCAGAATCATCAACGAAGTAAGAGGGATCAACAGAGTAGCTTACGATATTTCAAGCAAACCACCTGCAACGATTGAGTGGGAATAA
- a CDS encoding bifunctional GNAT family N-acetyltransferase/carbon-nitrogen hydrolase family protein, whose protein sequence is MQIETRNLTLQDYDELAETMKRAYPQMSESIWSKKSIDKLTKMFPNGQICITVDGKLAAVALSIIVNYDEFGDDHTYSDITGNYTFNTHTSTGNVLYGIEVFVDPEFRELRLGRRLYDARKELCEQLNLKSIILGGRIPSYHKYSHELSPREYIRKVRDKEIYDPVLSFQLSNNFLPIRILKKYLPEDEASRENAVLLQWNNIYYSRKPNTMQDSIIRLGLVQWQMRHFKDIEAFYEQVEFFVNVMGDYKSDFVLFPELFNTPLLAPFNNLSERDSMIELAKLTEEIKKKISEFAISYNVNIISGSMPVFENNELYNVSYLLHRDGRMDEYRKIHITPNEKRYYGMKGGNEIRVFDTDCGKIGLVICYDVEFPELPRILADQGMKILFVPYLTDTQNAYMRVRHCAAARAIENECYVAIAGCVGNLPKVNNMDIQFGQAAVFTPSDFAFPSNAVKGEATPNTEMTLIVDVDLNLLKDLHHNGSVQVMKDRRKDLYETYLK, encoded by the coding sequence ATGCAAATAGAAACAAGAAACCTGACGCTTCAGGATTATGATGAACTGGCGGAAACGATGAAAAGGGCCTATCCACAAATGTCAGAATCCATTTGGTCCAAAAAAAGTATTGATAAGCTCACCAAAATGTTCCCCAATGGACAGATCTGTATAACGGTTGACGGAAAACTGGCTGCCGTAGCCCTTTCGATTATTGTCAACTATGATGAGTTTGGAGATGATCATACGTACAGCGATATCACCGGAAATTATACCTTCAATACCCATACTTCTACAGGAAATGTCCTGTACGGAATTGAAGTTTTTGTAGATCCGGAGTTTCGTGAACTGCGCCTCGGAAGAAGACTTTATGACGCCAGAAAAGAACTCTGTGAGCAGTTAAACTTAAAATCCATTATCCTTGGAGGCAGAATTCCAAGCTATCATAAATACAGTCATGAGCTTTCACCCAGAGAATATATCAGAAAAGTAAGAGATAAAGAGATCTATGATCCCGTATTATCTTTCCAGCTTTCCAATAATTTTCTTCCGATAAGAATCCTGAAAAAGTATCTTCCTGAAGATGAAGCCTCCAGAGAAAATGCCGTTCTTTTACAATGGAACAACATCTATTACAGCAGAAAGCCCAATACCATGCAGGACAGCATTATCCGTCTTGGATTGGTACAGTGGCAGATGAGGCATTTTAAAGATATAGAAGCCTTTTATGAACAGGTAGAATTCTTCGTGAATGTAATGGGAGATTATAAATCAGACTTTGTTCTTTTCCCGGAGCTTTTCAACACTCCTTTATTAGCTCCGTTCAATAATCTTTCTGAAAGAGACAGTATGATAGAGCTGGCAAAACTGACTGAAGAGATCAAAAAGAAAATTTCAGAATTCGCCATCAGTTACAATGTGAACATTATTTCCGGAAGTATGCCCGTTTTTGAAAACAATGAACTGTACAACGTTAGTTATCTTCTTCACCGTGACGGGCGTATGGATGAATACAGGAAAATTCATATTACCCCGAACGAAAAGAGATATTACGGGATGAAAGGAGGAAATGAAATCAGGGTTTTTGATACTGACTGCGGTAAAATAGGCCTGGTGATCTGCTATGACGTAGAGTTCCCGGAATTGCCAAGAATTCTGGCCGATCAGGGAATGAAAATCCTTTTTGTACCATATCTCACAGACACTCAGAATGCCTACATGAGGGTTCGTCACTGCGCCGCCGCAAGAGCCATAGAAAATGAATGTTATGTAGCCATTGCCGGATGCGTAGGAAACCTTCCGAAGGTTAATAATATGGACATTCAGTTCGGTCAGGCGGCTGTATTTACCCCGTCTGATTTTGCATTCCCATCCAATGCTGTAAAAGGAGAAGCGACTCCCAATACAGAAATGACCCTGATTGTAGATGTAGACCTGAACCTTTTAAAAGACCTCCATCACAATGGCTCCGTTCAGGTGATGAAAGACCGCAGAAAAGATCTGTACGAAACCTATCTTAAATAA
- a CDS encoding ABC1 kinase family protein has protein sequence MFDKQQRKLKRSARLISVLSKYGFKDMLARMNGGSKPDENPGSDEIISKGTVYERIRLALEELGPTFVKLGQSFSNREDLLPPELIQELQKLQDKVETVEMDVEEALENEFNISVKDYFLEIQKEPLATASIAQVYKAVLKDGTPVILKLRKPDVQSVIEDDLLLIKDIEKLISAYSEIGEKLNMKQAISTFEKSLLEEVSLTNERNNILQFRLNFKNNKETYVPKVYEEFSNNNILCMEFIDGIKVTDKSLLLANNIDPVKVSETGLRLFVSQILDYGFFHADPHAGNILVKKDGKIVFIDFGAVGKIQPNDKEILENLIVSFVAKNSHKIVRYLKKMAVSYEIPDERRFENDVDDILNFVHSSSLQDINVQVIINKMKDILKDNRLYMPDYFYLLFKGISLIEGVGRNINPDLDIVKSLHPYTKKIFTKKISPKNILKTGMDRMMNFTDNVDEIPKEIRSVLQKLDENKFTVSSEIKNIEKTNQLIKSSVVNLILAMVLGANIIATAIVFSSESGPRIGELSLVAVLGFIFSVLLVIILLLRVTRK, from the coding sequence ATGTTTGATAAGCAGCAAAGAAAACTGAAAAGATCCGCAAGACTGATTTCCGTATTGAGTAAATATGGATTTAAAGATATGCTGGCAAGAATGAACGGAGGAAGTAAGCCGGATGAAAATCCCGGTTCTGATGAGATTATTTCAAAAGGAACCGTTTATGAAAGAATAAGGCTGGCTCTCGAAGAGCTGGGACCCACTTTTGTCAAGCTTGGCCAGTCATTCAGCAATCGTGAAGATCTATTACCACCGGAACTGATTCAGGAGCTGCAGAAACTTCAGGATAAAGTGGAAACCGTAGAGATGGATGTGGAAGAAGCGCTGGAGAATGAGTTCAATATTTCGGTTAAAGATTATTTCCTGGAGATTCAGAAAGAACCTTTGGCTACAGCCTCTATTGCGCAGGTATATAAAGCTGTTTTGAAAGATGGAACCCCTGTTATTCTAAAGCTCAGGAAACCGGATGTACAGTCTGTTATTGAAGATGATTTACTCCTTATCAAAGATATTGAAAAACTGATTTCTGCCTATTCGGAGATAGGAGAGAAGCTTAATATGAAGCAGGCCATCTCCACTTTCGAAAAATCATTGCTGGAAGAGGTTTCTTTGACGAATGAAAGAAATAATATCCTACAATTCCGTCTTAATTTTAAAAATAATAAAGAAACCTACGTACCAAAAGTCTATGAAGAATTTTCCAACAATAATATTCTTTGTATGGAGTTCATTGACGGAATAAAGGTTACAGATAAATCACTTCTTCTGGCCAATAATATAGACCCTGTAAAAGTTTCTGAAACAGGATTAAGGCTTTTTGTATCGCAGATTTTGGACTATGGGTTCTTCCATGCGGATCCTCATGCCGGGAATATCTTGGTGAAAAAAGACGGCAAAATTGTTTTCATTGATTTTGGTGCGGTAGGAAAAATTCAGCCCAATGATAAAGAAATCCTTGAAAATCTTATTGTAAGTTTTGTAGCCAAAAATTCCCATAAAATTGTCCGTTATCTCAAAAAAATGGCGGTAAGCTACGAAATACCGGACGAAAGACGATTCGAAAATGATGTAGATGATATTCTGAATTTCGTTCACAGCTCATCTTTGCAGGATATCAATGTGCAGGTGATCATCAACAAAATGAAGGATATTCTGAAAGACAACAGGCTCTACATGCCGGATTATTTCTATCTTTTATTCAAAGGAATCAGTCTGATAGAAGGAGTCGGAAGAAATATCAATCCGGATCTGGATATCGTCAAAAGTCTGCATCCTTATACCAAGAAAATTTTTACCAAAAAGATCAGTCCAAAGAATATTTTAAAAACAGGAATGGACAGAATGATGAACTTCACAGACAATGTGGATGAAATCCCGAAAGAGATTCGTTCTGTTCTCCAAAAACTGGATGAAAACAAGTTCACGGTTTCCAGTGAGATCAAAAATATAGAAAAAACCAACCAGCTGATCAAATCCAGTGTGGTTAACCTGATTTTAGCCATGGTTTTAGGTGCCAATATCATTGCAACGGCTATCGTTTTTTCTTCGGAATCAGGACCCAGAATAGGAGAGTTGTCTTTGGTAGCGGTCTTAGGATTTATTTTTTCTGTCCTTTTAGTGATCATCCTGTTGCTGAGAGTCACCAGAAAATAA